The region GTGGCGGACGCACAGCTGCGTGATCTGCGTAAAGCGTACCCTGAAGAGGCCGAGGTCTATTACCTGAGCGCGCTGTTGGCATTGAAAGAGGATGAGCGGGATCAGGCTGAACGTTATCTGACCCAGGCGTTGGCCCACACGCCCCAAACAGATCTGATGCTGCCCGAGCGGGCCATGATTCTCAGGACTCTGTCAGAGACGTTGACGGCGCAGGGCCGGACTTCCGAGGCGCTGATTTATAACAAGATTCTGGCCGAAGAGTCCCCGGAAACCATAGAAGCTCAGCAGAGACTCAGGGAAGCCACGCTCGCCGCCGAATCCGGCAACTATGAACAGGCGGAGACGCTGCTCACAAGACTGCTGAGCGATAATCCGGACAGCCAGTCTGCGACCTTGTTACTGGGGATGATCAACCTCAGTCAGGGCAATCTGTCGGAAGCCGAAGCCCTGTTATCGCGCAGCGTGGATGTGGAAACGGCGGATACCGACGTGATTCGGGCGACCGTCATGGCTCAGGCCGAAGTCGGTAATCTTGAACAGGCCCTGGCGACATTGGAACGGTCCCTGGAGGTTCGCCCGGATGACCCGATACTGTTGTCGATCTACGGCATGTTGGCGCTCAACCAGCCGGACGCTGAAGAGAAAGGCTACCTCAGCCTGCAAAAAGCGTTGGCCCGGGATCCTCACCGCGGCGGCGTAAGACTGGCCCTGGCTCGTTATCACCTGCAGAAGAACGAACCGGAGCAGGCGATGGCGCAGCTGCGAACCGCATTCAGCTTCCAGCCAGCCGACTGGCCGGTGACAAACGTTTATATGGATTTACTGTTTGCACGCGGCGACCTGCCGGAAATCGCTCAGGCCCTGGAGCAGTTGAAACAGGCCGCTCCCAAAGCCAAGGAGACCGCACTGTTCGATGCCCGGTATCGGTTCCACAATGGTACACCTCAACAGGGTGTTCAGCAGCTTCGAGCGTTGCTGCGTTCAGAGCCGGCCTATACTCGCGGTCACGCGGTGCTGGCCCAAATGTACCGGGAAGCGGGTGATGATGCCGCAGCACTGGCGACGGTCGAGCGCCTCGCGAGGTTGGAGCCCGCGAACCTGCAAGTGCTTCGCGCCGGGTTGGACATCATTGCGAGTCGCCCGCAGCTGGCGAAACCACACGATTGGCTGCAGGGCCTGGCAAATCACTCACCAGAGCTGAAATCGTCGGCGAATGTCGTCAGAGCCCTATTGTACCGGGATGCCGGAGAGCACCAGCGTGCCGTGGAACTGATTCGAAGTCTGCCTCCGGAAAGCGGTGACGAAATCCTTGAAGTCAAAGCCCAGGTGTTCCGAGATGGTGCCAGAGCGCTTGCCGGGAACGAGCGATACACGGAAGCCCGATCGCTGTTGATGGAGGCATTGGAACGGGTTCCCAGCAACAAAGCGCTCAATATGGATCTGGTCCAGTTGGAGGTCGCTCAGGGCCGCCACGAGCAGGCCCGCATTCTGTTGAGTGACCTCAAGACGCGTCACCCGGATGATCCTGAAGTGGCGGTACTGAGTGCCCGGGCGACACAAGTGATGGAAGGGCCTGCCGCCGCCTACCGGGAATTGAACCGCGCCTGGGATGAGCAACCGAGTAGCGTCATTGCGGTGCCGCTATTGGCCCTGGCCCGCCAGGAGGAGCCCGAAGCGGTCCCCGGCATTCTGGCAACCTGGGAGCAGGCGGATCCGCAGAACCGGGGACGGATGTTGTATATGGCGGACCAGTACCAACGCCAGGGGGATGAACCCGCCGCGATTACGACCTACGAGACCCTGCTGGCCAACGACCCGAACGATGCGGTCGCGCTCAATAACCTGGCCTGGCTGCTGAAGGACCGGGACCTGACCCGCGCTCGGGAACTGGCGGCGCGGGCGGTGCACCTGCAACCGAATGCACCGGCCATTCTGGACACCTACGGTTGGCTGTTGTACCTGAGCGGTGAGCGCAATGAAGCCCTCAAGCAGCTCGAACGAGCGCTGGAGCTGGCACCAAACGCCACGGAAATACAAAAAAATCTGGAGACGGTGAGACGCGGCTAGGGACATGATGAAAACCTTGCCCCTATTGTTGACCCTGGGATGGTTTGGCCTATACAGCCGTACCTTTGGAGACCTCTGGCAGCGATGGATACGCTGGGACAGCGAAATGGCGCATGGACTGCCTGTGATGCTCATTTTTGTTTACCTGCTATGGCGTGATTGCACCAAAACGGCCTGGAATGAGAAACCGTTCGGAAAAGGGGTTGCCCTGGTAGCGCTGGCGGCCTGCTCGCTGATGTGGTTTCTGGCGGCCCTGATCAACATCCAGATTGTTGAGCAGGTGTTGTTGATCCCGATACTCGTCAGCGCACTGGCCAGCCTTTATGGATGGCCGGCAATATGGCGGCGCCGGTTCCTGTTATTGTTCCCCATCTTTGCCATTCCTGTGTGGGGTAGCCTGAACGAAGGGCTGTTGAGCCTGGCCAGCCTGGTGGTGGGTGAGTCGGTCCGGCTCATGGCCATGCCGGCCCTGATTCAGGGCAACAGCATTTACCTGCCCTATGGCCACATTCTGATTGCCGATGGTTGCTCCGGCATCCGCTACTTTGTCATCGCACTGACCCTCGGGTACCTGATTGCTTACCTGAACGGCTATAAAGAGTGGCGAATGCTCCCCATGTTACTGGTCGCCGGCTTTTTGGGGCTATTGACCAACTGGGTGAGGATATTCGTGCTTATCGTCATCGGCCACTACACCGAAATGGAAAGCAGCTTGATGGAAGACCACGAGCTGTTTGGCTGGTTGATATTTGCCGCGTTTATTCTGCCCGCCGTCTATTTCGCACCCCACGCCTCATCGTCGCCTTCCGCCGAGCCGGCCCTGTCGGCGCAAAGCGTACCTAAAGCGCGACTCGCGATAATGACCTTGTTGGCCGTGGCGGGCCCCCTGCTGATAATCATTTATGGTGGGCATTTTAACCGGATTGATCGGCCTGCGCCGATCACTGGCACCCCGCCCGCCAACCAACCCCGTATGCCGATGATGGTTCGAGCACCCGCTGGCGCCCTGACCGAAATCAACAGCCTGGGCAATACGGGTGTCATTCGAACGGATCATTACTGGCGCGGCTCCCTGGAGGACAAGTTGGTCCCTTATCTTCCCCGCCTGTTTGATCACGAGCGTTGGCAGCAAGTCACTCAGACGTCAGTCAACATCGATAGTACGGGCGTTTCGCAGGCTGTGTATGCAGAAAAGGGCGGTGGTCGACGGGTGCTTCAACTGCAGTGGTTCGAGGTGGGAGGTCAGCGGACGTCGAGCCGCACCTGGGCGAAAATTCTGCAGATCCCCGCGACGCTGGGCGGGAGAAATGACTTCTCCATTGTGACACTCCAGGCCGAATGCCGCAGAGTATCCTGCGCGGAACAAGCCGAAGAACTACAGCGCCACGCGCAGGCTCGGATCGCCGCCGTTACCCGGTCGGATCAAGCTCACTCAAAATCGCGCTGATGATGAGCGCCTGGTGTCGGGCCGTGACCCGGGAGTGAACCGGAAGGGTCAACAGTCGCGATGCAAAGTCAGTGGCGTTCGGGCAAAGGCCCTCCTTGCGCAGATAGCCGGAATTCACGAAATGATCGATGGATCGCTGATAAAGCGTCGTCACACCATACCCTTTGAGCGTCGCCATGATCCGCTGTTGTGCGATGGCATCGGGCACTAACAGGGGGTAACGCAACAGGCGACGCCGACGGTCCGAGAATAATCCGGTCAGGGCGTTGACGTTCCCCAGCGCCTGATCGTAAGCCTGTTCCGCCCCCCTGGACCGACCACGGTGCTGAGCAATGTTGCGGTCCAGCAGCGAGTACCGCCGATCGTCCATCCCTTCGATGCTCCGCAGTGGGCTATAACGGGTCTCTCCCAGTTTGATCAGTGGGTTACGACTGAGTGCCTGGTAGTAGAAGGGCTCCAACAGTTGATTGTAAACGGCGTACTTGAGGCGAAGCCTCAGGCGCTGTGCGGCGGATAATGAGCGCGGTGCGGGAGTCGATGCCTCCAGTGGTTTTCGGTGCAGCAACACCCCCCCTCCCAGCAGGCTGACGGGTTTACCGCGCCCGAATGAAAAAACCACATAATCCCCTGTCAGCCGCGAGTTGTCGCTGGCATCCGGGAACCACTGCGCATTATCCTCAATCAATGCCACCTCCGGAAAGTGACTGAGCAATGACCGGAGGGCTCCGAGGTCGTCGGATAACCCAAGGAAATTGACGGCGATAACGGCACAGGTGGCATCGGATAATGCGCGGGTCAGGCTGCCGAGGTCATACCCGCAATCATCGACGGCCAGGTCAACCGCGACGGGGAATAACCCGGCATAATGGATGGCGGCGACAAGATCTGGGCAACAGTAGGCTGGAATGATGACCTCATTCCGTCCCTCCCGACGCTGCCTGCGGGCAATGTCCAATAAGCCCAGCGCTAGCGCCGAAGTACCTGAGTCCACCCAGGTAGCGAGATAGCCGGGAAACCGTGTGGCTTCGGATGCGGGAGCAGGAGACGCCGGGCCAACCAGCACTTTCTCCCCGGCCGGGGGCAGGTGCCCCCGGACTAACGAGCCGAAGGTTTCCATGTGGTCATCCGATTGCCGCGCAGGAACTTGATCGACGCATCCAGAATCGCCAGGTTCACCTGAATAAAGAAGTAAATGATCTTCACCAGTGATCGTTCGCGTGTTGCGGGCCAGAGCTGACCGATGACCGCGACCAGATAGAACGCCGCCTGCCCGATCAGCGTCAGCGAATAGATCGGATGCGTATTCAGCAGAAAAACATTACTGATCAACAGCCCGAGCAGAAACCAGGGAACCAGCCAGCGCATCAGTTTGTGGGAAAATACCTGGAAGGCGAACAGGCCGAACTTGAACGGGTTCAACACCTCACTGTGTCGGGCAAGGCCCGCCATGCCCCGGAGTACGGTGCGAACCTTGCGCATATACTCCTTTCGGGGGTCTTTGAGGTCCTTGTAAAACCCGAGTACATCCGGGGCGGTCACCGCCCGAAGTTTGAGCCGGGCAGTATTCAGCGCTGTATTGAAATCACTGGGGGCATGGATATCCCACTGCTCACAGACCTCCCGCCGGGCGGCAAAAAAAGACCCGCTAAGACCGACCAGACCCGCCAGCCGGGACTCCTGACGTCGAAGCCACATCTCGTACCGGACGTAGGCCCCCTCACCAGCCACCTTGCCGTCGGTACTGATAAACCGATCCTCACTGGATACCGCGCCGATGGAAGGATCCTGAAAGTAGCGCTCCAACGCCAAAAGGGCATCGCTCGGAATCTGGGTCGCGACATCG is a window of Marinimicrobium sp. C6131 DNA encoding:
- a CDS encoding tetratricopeptide repeat protein; the encoded protein is MHILLPRLSLILLVVCFSLTGCSREGDTQQAEDYLKRADVYRDQGQYRAALIEMTNAINSASDDPRYAVAMAEIYTTLGAPKRASELLEGYLPQAPQVVALALADAYLQQGKFLSAEEALAQFTPGSEEETWRHAMYRADAQRLRGRLEDSEAGYRELLQAHPENLDLALRLAQTLLQQGRSEVADAQLRDLRKAYPEEAEVYYLSALLALKEDERDQAERYLTQALAHTPQTDLMLPERAMILRTLSETLTAQGRTSEALIYNKILAEESPETIEAQQRLREATLAAESGNYEQAETLLTRLLSDNPDSQSATLLLGMINLSQGNLSEAEALLSRSVDVETADTDVIRATVMAQAEVGNLEQALATLERSLEVRPDDPILLSIYGMLALNQPDAEEKGYLSLQKALARDPHRGGVRLALARYHLQKNEPEQAMAQLRTAFSFQPADWPVTNVYMDLLFARGDLPEIAQALEQLKQAAPKAKETALFDARYRFHNGTPQQGVQQLRALLRSEPAYTRGHAVLAQMYREAGDDAAALATVERLARLEPANLQVLRAGLDIIASRPQLAKPHDWLQGLANHSPELKSSANVVRALLYRDAGEHQRAVELIRSLPPESGDEILEVKAQVFRDGARALAGNERYTEARSLLMEALERVPSNKALNMDLVQLEVAQGRHEQARILLSDLKTRHPDDPEVAVLSARATQVMEGPAAAYRELNRAWDEQPSSVIAVPLLALARQEEPEAVPGILATWEQADPQNRGRMLYMADQYQRQGDEPAAITTYETLLANDPNDAVALNNLAWLLKDRDLTRARELAARAVHLQPNAPAILDTYGWLLYLSGERNEALKQLERALELAPNATEIQKNLETVRRG
- the xrt gene encoding exosortase → MMKTLPLLLTLGWFGLYSRTFGDLWQRWIRWDSEMAHGLPVMLIFVYLLWRDCTKTAWNEKPFGKGVALVALAACSLMWFLAALINIQIVEQVLLIPILVSALASLYGWPAIWRRRFLLLFPIFAIPVWGSLNEGLLSLASLVVGESVRLMAMPALIQGNSIYLPYGHILIADGCSGIRYFVIALTLGYLIAYLNGYKEWRMLPMLLVAGFLGLLTNWVRIFVLIVIGHYTEMESSLMEDHELFGWLIFAAFILPAVYFAPHASSSPSAEPALSAQSVPKARLAIMTLLAVAGPLLIIIYGGHFNRIDRPAPITGTPPANQPRMPMMVRAPAGALTEINSLGNTGVIRTDHYWRGSLEDKLVPYLPRLFDHERWQQVTQTSVNIDSTGVSQAVYAEKGGGRRVLQLQWFEVGGQRTSSRTWAKILQIPATLGGRNDFSIVTLQAECRRVSCAEQAEELQRHAQARIAAVTRSDQAHSKSR
- a CDS encoding DegT/DnrJ/EryC1/StrS family aminotransferase, with the translated sequence METFGSLVRGHLPPAGEKVLVGPASPAPASEATRFPGYLATWVDSGTSALALGLLDIARRQRREGRNEVIIPAYCCPDLVAAIHYAGLFPVAVDLAVDDCGYDLGSLTRALSDATCAVIAVNFLGLSDDLGALRSLLSHFPEVALIEDNAQWFPDASDNSRLTGDYVVFSFGRGKPVSLLGGGVLLHRKPLEASTPAPRSLSAAQRLRLRLKYAVYNQLLEPFYYQALSRNPLIKLGETRYSPLRSIEGMDDRRYSLLDRNIAQHRGRSRGAEQAYDQALGNVNALTGLFSDRRRRLLRYPLLVPDAIAQQRIMATLKGYGVTTLYQRSIDHFVNSGYLRKEGLCPNATDFASRLLTLPVHSRVTARHQALIISAILSELDPTG
- a CDS encoding glycosyltransferase family 2 protein, which gives rise to MSLSVIVTAFNEKDRIREKIENTLALDFPADRLELIVASDCSDDGTDDIVREYAEQGVKLVRAQDRLGKENAQKTAIQAAQGDILVFSDVATQIPSDALLALERYFQDPSIGAVSSEDRFISTDGKVAGEGAYVRYEMWLRRQESRLAGLVGLSGSFFAARREVCEQWDIHAPSDFNTALNTARLKLRAVTAPDVLGFYKDLKDPRKEYMRKVRTVLRGMAGLARHSEVLNPFKFGLFAFQVFSHKLMRWLVPWFLLGLLISNVFLLNTHPIYSLTLIGQAAFYLVAVIGQLWPATRERSLVKIIYFFIQVNLAILDASIKFLRGNRMTTWKPSAR